CTAGAGCAAGGTGAGCACTAGGTATGGGAGGTTGGGGAGGGAAGGAAAATGGTTTCCAGATTCTAGTCTCGACTGATCGCGGGTCGCGGACCCGAGACCGCGTGGGAAAACGCAAATTAGCGCGGCCAGGTGGTCGGTGTTCCAGTCCCCGGGGCGCGGAGAAGCTCCGCCGGCAGAAGCTCGGTTCGTTTGCGCCGGTTGAAGATGCCGGTGTTTTGCCATGCCTATACCCCGTAGCCCTTCTGATGCCTGGAGTGATACCAAATACATTGATTATATCTTCTTAGGTCTCAATGACTTAGTATCGTCTAGTTGGATGTTTCAGTTCGTTTCCAAGTCTGGTGGTTGGATTGACTTGATTCTTCTTAATGGCTCTTGAGAGGAAGAACCTGAGCTTTCAAGTGCCCGGAGTACGTACTCCACAAAGTAAACATCACCCCGCCTCCATCCtcccaaaaaaaaaacaatCCCTAGACGGAAAATTTACCCCACCATCGTCACTCACCaccagaaaagaaaaaaaagttcCCTGATCCCATCATCTTGCTCAATCTCGAACATCGTGCCAGCCAGCCATAAACCCAATGGGCAAACCAAAGCGCTCCGCCCTTCAGGCGGCTGAAGACACTCTGACCCCTCCGACAACCTTGGAAAAGAACCAGGCCATCGTGCGCGTCGTCAAGGCCGAGGGCAACAACCTCTATGCCTGCGAGCTGCCCAACAAGAAGGACTTTATCCTCGAGCTCGCCCAACGTTTCCGCAACACGATATGGATCAAGCGCGGCGGCTTCGTCTTGGCCGAGAGATACGAGGAGAACGACGGGCGTGTCATGGGCGAAATCATCAACGTCGTCCGCGACGAGAAGGCCTGGCGCAAGCAAGCTTACTGGTGAGCTTTTCCACACTATGTGCAGATGTACGTGCGTCTTCACTTCGGTTGCTGACTGACGAAATGCCAGGCCCAAGGAGTTTGTCAAGACCAACACGTACGAAGACAGCGACGAAGAAGAGTCCAATGTGGGCAAGATGCCGCCATCCGATTCCGAGGACGACTACTGATGCGAAATGCGACTTTTTACATGACTTGAATGATTTCCCCTGTTCAAGCACCACCACTACTGCCACTGCATCACCGCTTCTTCGACTCCGGCTTTTCGGCCGGCGCACCTTCATCCGCCGTGCCGAGCCACGTAGCCGCCACGGTGACCGCCATCACGCCAACGACAACCTCCGAACTCAAGTCCGTGCTGGGGTAGACGTTCCACGCCCACTCCTGCGCCGCCCAGAGGATATACACCACGTAAAAGGGGAGACCGCTGCGCCAGAGGAGGTACGGAGTCGACCAGGCTAGATAGGCGTAGAACTGGTAATGGAGAGACCTGGCAAAGAGGAGGCCCATGACGTTGGCCGAGAGGATCGTGGTTAGGATGTAGCGCGGCGTCACCCGGCTGGCCACCTGGGCCTCCTCCAGCGCCGAGAAGGGGGACTTGCCCCGCAGCATCGCCGGGAGGAGGGACGACAAGGGTCTCTGCGTGGGTGTGAGCCACCGCGTCAAGGCGAAGACGAGCAGGGCCGTCGCGTGGAGTCCTAGTAGTGCAATTGAAAAGGGCTTGCTGAGGAAGGTCTCCTCGCCCACGAAGCGCCAATTGACCGTCCACTTGAAGAAGAATTGCCGTGACAGCTCAAATGCACGACCGAGGTACCCCTTGGCGTTGTTCGAGACAAAGGGGATCCCAATGACGATTTGCACCTGTGCCATGAGCCATGCCGCGCGAAGACTTCCACCGAAGCCGCGTCCGAGGAAGAGCACGATTCCCACGGCGGGGAGGACGAGCAGCAGTGACATTTTGATTCCCAAGCCCCAGCTGTATAGGATCGCGCCCGGTGTCCATAGTCGCTtctggaagaagaagattgCGAGCCAGAGGAAGAGGGTCGCGAAGCAGTCGTTGAAGCAGCGCAGAACAAAGACGCTGTGGAGGCGCTTCGAGAGGATCAGGAGCGGGAAGATGTAGGGCGGGACCTGGTGGCGGGAGAGAATCGTCAGCATTCAATTGTCTAGCTACCCGTAGTTCTGGAGCAGAAGCAGATGGCGTACCTTTGCTTGCCAGTAGCAGGCCATTACAGCGGCAAGAGTCGCCAGATATAGGATTGCAAACAGCTGCTGGGCCAGGAAGATGTCCTTGCCCTCGTCGGTGAGGTAGTATAGGCCCGTGTATGTGTACACGTGGGCGGCAGGGTATACGAGAGGTCCGGTGCCGCCTTTGATCTTGGTATAGTCGCGTTCGCCCGATACATATTGGGAGACCTGTTCCATGTAGGCTACCCAGTCAATTTCGGTATCTACAATGCCACAATCAGTACTCTGTCACTTTCTTTCTGGAGTTGTTCGCCGCTCACAGGGGATCTTCCAGATGATGAGCCCACAGAGGACGGCATCCAGCGCAAGAAGGACGGGTGGTATGGCTTTGGAGAGTGCGTGACGGCCATTGGCAACATCCAGCACAAAGCGAGACGCTTGCACGTAAATCGGGGGCGCTGGTTCGGCCATGGTGAGGCTTCACGGGCTGAATTGCGCAGGCTCGGAAAGCTTGGTGATGCACAGGGGAGCTTCTGAAAGCTGTCGCGAACGGCAGGTGGAGGTTGCACTCGTGGCTGCAGGGTCCAAGTTGCACGGTGCCGCCTTTGCCATCTTGGGGACAGGTCACACTGTGGTGTAAGA
This is a stretch of genomic DNA from Colletotrichum lupini chromosome 10, complete sequence. It encodes these proteins:
- a CDS encoding translation initiation factor 1A/IF-1, with the protein product MGKPKRSALQAAEDTLTPPTTLEKNQAIVRVVKAEGNNLYACELPNKKDFILELAQRFRNTIWIKRGGFVLAERYEENDGRVMGEIINVVRDEKAWRKQAYWPKEFVKTNTYEDSDEEESNVGKMPPSDSEDDY